ATCGTCGGGGTACTTCCCGGCGGCCAGGCGCAGGTGCCCGACCACGTCGAGGGTGCATTTCTCCCACTCCGCGTAGAGGCCTCGCTCGGCCTCTTCGAGGAAGATGTGGCGGGCGGTGTTCAAGCCGGGCAGCGGCCGGCCGTAGAGGAGCTGGGCGAGGCGGTTCCCGGCGACCACGTCCAGGCGGTGGTCCACGATCAGCGCCGGTGCGTCGACGACCAGTTCGAGCACGCGCAGCAGTTCCGGCCGGACCCGCCCGCCCGGCGCCTTCGCGCGTCGGCGCCGCTGCCGGGCGAGCCGCGTCAGGTGCCCGCGCTCGGTCTCGTCGAGGCCGAGGACGCGGGCGAGCGCGTCGAGGACCTGCTCGGAGGGCTGGGTCGCGCGGCCCTGCTCCAGGCGCACGTAGTAGTCCACGCTGACTCCGGAGAGGTGCGCGACCTCCTCGCGGCGCAGCCCCGCCACCCGTCGTCGGCTGTCGGTGGGGATGCCGACGTCCGCCGGTTCGACCCGGGAACGCCGGGTCCGCAGGAAGCCCGCAAGATCGTCCATGCCCCCAGTATGGCCTCGGCGCCGCCCGGGAAGGTGGTACTGCCGTTACCAGGAAGTCCGGTCCGACGGATACGGCGCCCCTGAACACCGCACGCCGCGCTCCCCAGAATCGAAGCCATCCGACGCGAAGCCATCCAGCGCGAAGCCGTCCGGTGAAGGCACCCGATTCGAAGGAGTTCCCGTGAAGACGCTGATCGTCTACGCCCACCCCGAGCCGCAGTCGCTCAACAATTCGCTGAAGGACCTCGCGGTCTCCACACTGGAGAACGCCGGGCACGAGGTGCGGGTGAGTGACCTGTACGCGATGAACTGGAAGGCGGTCGTGGACGCCTCGGACTACGGTCCCCACGCCTCGAATCCGCTTCGCGTCGCACGGGATTCGGGCCGCGCCTTCGACGCCGGGACGCTCACCCCGGACGTCCGTGCCGAACAGGAGAAGCTGCTCTGGGCCGACACGATCATCTTCCAGTTCCCGCTGTGGTGGTACACGATGCCCGCGATCCTCAAGGGCTGGGTGGACCGGGTGTTCACGTTCCATTTCGCGTACGGCGTCGGCGAGCACAGCGACACCAAGTACGGCGAGCGCTTCGGCGAGGGAACCCTCGCCGGCCGTAGGGCCCTGCTGTCGGTGACGGCCGGCGGCCCGCAGTCCCACTACTCCGCCCGCGGGATCAACGGGCCCATTGACGACCTGCTGTTCCCGATCCACCACGGCATCCTCTACTACCCCGGATCGAGGTCCTGCCCCCGTTCGTCCTGTACGGCACCGACCGGATCACCGACGAGCAGTACCCGGACATCGCCAAGGCCTGGAAGCAGCGTTTGCTCACCCTGGAGTCGACCGAACCGATCGCGTTCCGCCCGCAGAACTTCGGTGACTACGAAATCCCCTCCCTCCACCTGAAGGAGGGCCTCGAGCCCGCCGGCCGCACGGGCTTCGGGCTGCACGTCCGTCCCGCTCGACGGACGGCGGTCGACGTGGGATCGGTACACCCGTCAACGAACGCGTGAGCGCACCGGTCAACGAACCGGTGAGCGGCCGCTTGGCCGCCTCCAGGAACGCCCTCTCCCGCTCCGGGGTGAGCGGCTTGCAGCGCCGCCCACACGGATTCCGAGGAACTCGTCCCCGGCGCGGACGACGAGGGCGGTGGCACCGAGCGCGGCGAGGTGGCGCAGCAGCCGACCGATCTCGTCCGCGCCGTGGACACCGACCCCGAGCACGATGGCGTGCTCCGGATAGTGCTGCTCTTCGTACGGATCATGGATGGCGACGCCACCGATCTCCCCGGCCGCGTCGGGGTCGCCGTACAGCAGGCCCACGAGGGTGTGGCCTGATCATGTCCGCAGGTCAGGACGTGCGCAGCCCTCCGATGTGGTGCGTGCGGACGAGGGTACGTCAGCCTCTTCGTCCCCGGGCACGAACGACTTGGGCGGGTTGCCACAGACGGGCAACGGCGGCTTCGGCGAGGGCGTCGGTCGAGTCGACCAGCGGGAGCACACGAGCGGCCGCCCCGCTGATCAGAGGAATCTCCGTACACGCGGCGATCGCGGCCTGCGCGCCCTGCTCCTTGAGGCTCTCGGCGGCCGTGGCGATCCAGCGCTCGGGCGCGGCGGGGTCCGCGCCGCCCTTGACCGCGCGGATCGCCGCGTCCACGTACCTCTCCTGCACGCCGTCGGTCACCTGCACCACGTCGAGCCCCAGCCGAACGCCGGCCCGCTCGTACAGCCCGGTCAGCCGCGTACCCCGCGTCGCCAGGACGCCCACCCGCTCCAGCCCCGGCGTTCGGCGCGCCGCCGCCTCGAGCGCGGCCCCGATCATGTCGAGGACCTCGGTACCGGTCGCCTTCGACAGCTGCTCGACATAGGCGTGCGCGGTGTTGCAGGGAACGGCTATGCAGCTCACTCCCGCACGCTGGAGCCAGCGGGCGCCTTCCACGAGGGCCGGGAGGGGGGACGGCCCCTGTCCGAGCAGCGCCTCGGTCCGGTCGGGGACGGCGGTATCGGCCCACATGACGACGGGCAGATGCGCCTGGTCGGAGCCGGCCGGCGTGCGCTCCACGAACCGGCGGTAGAAGTCAGCGGTCGCCGAAGGCCCCATGCCGCCCAGGATGCCGAGCGAGGGGCGCGGCCGGGGCCGTCTCATCGCCGGGCTCCCTCGCACGGCAGGACGAGACCGTACGACCGGGCGCCCTCGGCGCCCGTCGGTCGATGTCCGAGGGCTTGCATGGGCCACGACCTTTCGGGGTTCGGTTCGGGGTTCGCCGCCGATCCTTGTCCGCAGGTCTCGCCAAGAGGTCGTGCCGGGCTCCAAAAAACACAGCCGGCATTGGGGCGGACGGCCAACGGGTTGCGTTGCCCCTGTTTTCGGGCGGGGAACTTTTCCTGCTTCGGAGAGGTAGAGTGGATAGTTGTCGCATG
This Streptomyces sp. NBC_00539 DNA region includes the following protein-coding sequences:
- a CDS encoding helix-turn-helix transcriptional regulator, which gives rise to MDDLAGFLRTRRSRVEPADVGIPTDSRRRVAGLRREEVAHLSGVSVDYYVRLEQGRATQPSEQVLDALARVLGLDETERGHLTRLARQRRRRAKAPGGRVRPELLRVLELVVDAPALIVDHRLDVVAGNRLAQLLYGRPLPGLNTARHIFLEEAERGLYAEWEKCTLDVVGHLRLAAGKYPDDPRLASLIGELAMGCERFRRLWARADVRARTHGCKAYRHPLVGLLELHQENFALPDESGMELIVLSAAAGSPAEDGLRLLAGLGAADNADVPPVAKARLGG
- a CDS encoding aspartate/glutamate racemase family protein: MRRPRPRPSLGILGGMGPSATADFYRRFVERTPAGSDQAHLPVVMWADTAVPDRTEALLGQGPSPLPALVEGARWLQRAGVSCIAVPCNTAHAYVEQLSKATGTEVLDMIGAALEAAARRTPGLERVGVLATRGTRLTGLYERAGVRLGLDVVQVTDGVQERYVDAAIRAVKGGADPAAPERWIATAAESLKEQGAQAAIAACTEIPLISGAAARVLPLVDSTDALAEAAVARLWQPAQVVRARGRRG